From Thermovirga sp., one genomic window encodes:
- a CDS encoding LapA family protein has protein sequence MKSYALAVAMAMLVAAVYAFQNTGEVLVKFLVWELSFPQGIWEVMLFAAGGVLMWLVSLFASMEGRSKYVRQIKEKDARIRDLEHEKTSLMEAIKHSGPLREPEIRAEYSGIPAEEPAKEEPATEEPTMEDEVEQEGQ, from the coding sequence ATGAAAAGTTACGCCCTTGCCGTTGCCATGGCAATGTTGGTGGCGGCGGTATACGCTTTTCAGAATACCGGAGAGGTCCTGGTCAAGTTCCTGGTGTGGGAGTTGTCCTTCCCGCAGGGCATCTGGGAAGTGATGCTCTTCGCGGCGGGGGGGGTGCTGATGTGGCTCGTCTCGCTCTTCGCGTCCATGGAGGGCAGGTCGAAGTATGTCCGGCAGATAAAGGAAAAGGACGCCAGGATAAGGGATCTTGAACATGAAAAGACCTCGCTGATGGAAGCCATAAAGCACAGCGGCCCTTTGCGTGAACCGGAGATCCGGGCGGAATATTCCGGGATCCCCGCGGAAGAGCCGGCGAAGGAAGAACCGGCTACGGAAGAGCCGACGATGGAAGACGAAGTAGAACAGGAAGGACAGTGA
- a CDS encoding redox-sensing transcriptional repressor Rex encodes MRVAEPTVERLVLYYRLLLQLHNEERRVVSSQEIGEMLGLKASQVRKDLSYFGEIGKRGVGYHVERLYRHVSDILSPDRVWKIALVGVGRLGEALLGHKALRSEKFRIEALFDNDPSKIGQVICNVPCHDFEEMTEIIREKEIEVVILTIPAAAAQVSADKAVAAGTVKGILTFATTAISVPEDVLVYRVDISVELEKLLFFLKGRMA; translated from the coding sequence ATGAGGGTAGCGGAACCGACCGTTGAGCGCCTGGTGCTTTATTACAGGCTTCTTTTGCAACTCCACAACGAGGAACGCAGGGTGGTCTCCTCCCAGGAGATAGGTGAAATGCTGGGCCTCAAGGCGAGCCAGGTGAGAAAGGACCTGTCCTACTTCGGTGAGATCGGCAAGCGGGGCGTAGGCTACCACGTGGAACGCCTCTACAGGCATGTCAGCGATATCCTTTCGCCCGACAGGGTCTGGAAGATCGCCCTGGTGGGGGTGGGGAGGCTTGGAGAAGCCCTGCTCGGCCACAAGGCGCTGAGGAGCGAAAAGTTCAGGATCGAGGCCCTTTTCGACAACGATCCTTCCAAGATAGGCCAGGTGATCTGCAATGTCCCTTGCCATGATTTCGAGGAAATGACGGAGATCATCCGCGAGAAGGAGATCGAGGTCGTGATCCTCACCATACCTGCCGCCGCAGCCCAGGTCTCGGCCGACAAGGCCGTGGCCGCCGGCACCGTCAAGGGGATCCTCACCTTCGCCACGACCGCGATATCCGTTCCGGAGGATGTCTTGGTCTACAGGGTGGACATATCGGTCGAACTGGAGAAACTGCTCTTTTTCCTGAAGGGCCGGATGGCCTGA
- a CDS encoding radical SAM protein: MSATSFNRLKGYVSSRLLEKIVQTSTSGDEGKLVDLFELLSRLSPARYYKESFHDLARMAREDHPATRVFKRIFTDLHPNCRRKAISNFFVNFLLVGRDVRDRKEVELGVHLPNFMVISPTMRCNLRCRGCYAAGYSKEDDMPSERIDRLIGEAKELGMYFFTFSGGECFVRPDLVDLWKKHDDCYFQVYTNGTLLDDATVGRLAKLGNVAPMVSVEGSREETDARRGRGMYDKVMETFDRLSEAGLLFGFSATCTRSSADYIASDAFLEKMLDRGCKIGWFFQYIPTGDDPDLGYMATPRQRAALHRKVTEWRQKYPLFLGDFWNDGPFVDGCMAGGERYLHVISNGDVEPCVFVHFAVDNINDKSLLEVIQSPFFQDIRDRQPYDDDNLLCPCIVIDHPHVLREVVKAHGARATHQGSERILTELSEGLDDYSGKIHELFDPLWEEGGRRKYLKSLEREDKLHPQGRINKRLPTEQRTG; this comes from the coding sequence ATGTCTGCCACCTCTTTTAACCGCCTGAAGGGTTACGTCTCCTCCAGGTTGCTTGAAAAGATCGTGCAAACATCCACTTCCGGCGACGAGGGCAAACTTGTGGATCTCTTCGAGCTCCTTTCAAGGCTGTCGCCTGCGCGGTATTACAAGGAGAGTTTCCACGATCTGGCGAGGATGGCGCGGGAAGATCACCCGGCTACCAGGGTCTTCAAGAGGATCTTTACCGATCTTCACCCCAACTGCAGGCGCAAGGCGATCAGCAACTTCTTCGTCAACTTCCTGCTCGTGGGCAGGGATGTCAGGGACAGGAAGGAGGTGGAGCTGGGCGTCCACCTGCCCAATTTCATGGTAATAAGCCCCACCATGAGGTGTAACCTGAGATGCAGGGGATGCTACGCCGCGGGATACTCCAAGGAAGACGACATGCCCTCCGAGAGAATCGACCGGCTGATCGGGGAGGCCAAGGAATTGGGCATGTACTTCTTCACCTTCTCGGGCGGAGAATGTTTCGTCAGGCCCGACCTGGTGGACCTGTGGAAGAAGCATGATGACTGTTACTTCCAGGTCTACACCAATGGGACGCTCCTGGACGACGCTACCGTGGGACGACTGGCGAAGCTGGGGAACGTGGCCCCCATGGTCTCCGTCGAGGGTTCCCGGGAGGAGACCGACGCGAGGAGGGGCCGCGGCATGTATGACAAGGTGATGGAGACCTTCGACAGGCTCTCCGAGGCGGGGTTGCTCTTTGGCTTCAGCGCCACCTGCACCAGGTCGAGTGCCGATTACATAGCCTCCGACGCGTTCCTGGAAAAAATGCTCGACCGAGGCTGTAAGATCGGATGGTTCTTCCAGTACATCCCCACCGGCGACGATCCCGACCTGGGATACATGGCCACCCCCCGGCAGAGGGCGGCCCTTCACCGGAAGGTCACCGAGTGGAGGCAAAAGTACCCGCTTTTCCTCGGGGACTTCTGGAACGACGGCCCCTTCGTGGACGGGTGCATGGCCGGGGGTGAACGATACCTCCATGTCATCTCCAACGGGGACGTGGAGCCCTGTGTCTTCGTCCATTTCGCCGTGGACAACATAAACGACAAGAGCCTCCTCGAAGTGATCCAGAGTCCCTTCTTCCAGGATATAAGGGATAGACAGCCCTACGACGACGACAACCTCCTCTGTCCCTGCATAGTGATCGATCACCCCCATGTTCTGAGGGAAGTGGTAAAAGCCCACGGGGCGCGGGCGACCCACCAGGGTTCGGAGCGTATTCTCACGGAACTATCGGAAGGCCTGGACGATTATTCGGGAAAGATCCACGAGTTGTTCGACCCCCTCTGGGAAGAAGGGGGCCGGCGGAAGTACCTCAAGAGCCTGGAAAGAGAGGACAAGCTCCACCCCCAGGGACGTATCAACAAAAGATTGCCAACGGAGCAGAGAACAGGATAA
- the secD gene encoding protein translocase subunit SecD — MLKKDRWRLILVVVVVVAALLFVFPVRGRIRLGLDLKGGAHILLQARGTAENPLTDDSVERLLAVLRNRIDQYGVTEPVIQREGKDRVIVDLPGVADPEAALELIGKTALLEFRHVYESTGTVPPGPQRPNYDSEEEFLEAQARWEAVRGQFDRAADEMRLKAEKDPDKVLARSEEREAYLLGQAYVGGKDLEDARTSFDNLGRPVVTLKFSSQGAKLFDEATAANVGRPIAICLDNKVISAPVVQERISGGNAQISGRFSTAEAQRLAIMLRAGALPVAVEILENRSVGPTLGSDSINSGIRAGLIGAVLVLIFMFLYYRTLGLAANAALVVCMLLVFAGLIGFRATLTLPGIAGIILTLGMAVDGNILIYERMKEEIAGGKTPQAAVESGFRKALTTILDANITTLIAAAVLFYFGTGPVRGFAVTLSIGIVAGVFSAVVVTRALLHLFQSRGRGKMEAAPSGARGKRR, encoded by the coding sequence ATGCTCAAAAAGGATCGTTGGCGGCTTATCCTTGTCGTGGTGGTGGTTGTGGCCGCCCTGCTCTTCGTCTTTCCCGTAAGGGGGAGGATCCGCCTGGGGCTGGATCTCAAGGGAGGGGCCCATATTTTGCTTCAGGCCCGGGGCACCGCCGAGAACCCGCTGACCGATGACAGCGTCGAACGTCTTCTCGCGGTCCTGCGGAACAGGATAGACCAGTACGGGGTCACCGAACCGGTGATCCAGAGGGAGGGGAAGGACAGGGTCATCGTCGACCTCCCGGGGGTGGCCGATCCCGAGGCGGCCCTGGAGCTCATCGGTAAGACGGCGCTGCTCGAGTTCAGGCACGTCTATGAGTCCACGGGGACAGTTCCCCCGGGGCCCCAAAGGCCCAACTACGACTCCGAGGAGGAGTTCCTGGAGGCGCAGGCCAGGTGGGAAGCGGTCCGGGGGCAATTTGACCGTGCCGCCGACGAGATGCGCCTCAAGGCCGAAAAGGACCCGGACAAGGTTTTGGCCAGGAGCGAGGAACGCGAGGCTTACCTGCTTGGCCAAGCCTATGTGGGCGGCAAGGACCTGGAAGACGCCAGGACCAGTTTTGACAACCTGGGGCGCCCCGTGGTGACCCTGAAGTTCAGCTCCCAGGGGGCCAAACTTTTCGACGAGGCCACGGCGGCCAATGTGGGTCGCCCGATTGCCATCTGCCTCGACAACAAGGTCATCTCGGCGCCGGTGGTCCAGGAACGCATCAGCGGGGGCAACGCCCAGATCTCCGGGCGCTTCTCCACGGCGGAGGCGCAACGGCTGGCCATTATGCTCAGGGCAGGCGCCCTTCCGGTGGCGGTGGAGATCCTGGAGAACCGCTCGGTAGGGCCGACCCTGGGATCGGACTCGATAAACTCCGGGATAAGGGCCGGCCTGATAGGGGCCGTCCTCGTACTGATCTTCATGTTCCTTTATTACCGGACCCTCGGTCTTGCGGCCAACGCAGCCCTGGTGGTCTGCATGCTGCTGGTCTTCGCGGGCCTGATCGGTTTCAGGGCCACCCTTACACTGCCCGGCATCGCGGGCATCATTCTGACCCTGGGAATGGCCGTGGACGGCAACATACTGATCTACGAAAGGATGAAGGAAGAGATCGCCGGTGGCAAAACTCCGCAAGCCGCCGTTGAATCCGGGTTCCGCAAGGCCCTGACGACCATCCTTGACGCCAATATAACGACCCTTATCGCGGCGGCGGTGCTGTTTTACTTCGGAACCGGCCCGGTGAGGGGCTTTGCCGTCACCCTGTCGATAGGTATAGTCGCCGGTGTCTTCAGCGCTGTCGTCGTCACCAGGGCACTTCTGCATCTTTTCCAGTCGAGGGGACGCGGAAAGATGGAAGCGGCCCCGTCGGGAGCAAGGGGGAAAAGACGATGA
- a CDS encoding RNA-binding S4 domain-containing protein, translating to MRIDRFLKLSRVVKRRSYAQEMITHGAGRVGGAQVRPSKGLKPGDVVEVAFPRKVLTLKVTSVDESHLKRGGEAFELIGQRQVTDDQEPW from the coding sequence TTGCGGATAGACCGTTTCTTGAAACTGTCCCGCGTCGTCAAGAGAAGGAGTTACGCCCAAGAGATGATAACCCATGGCGCGGGGAGAGTGGGAGGCGCCCAGGTGCGCCCTTCCAAGGGGTTGAAACCGGGCGATGTCGTCGAGGTGGCTTTCCCGAGGAAAGTTCTGACCCTCAAGGTCACTTCCGTGGACGAATCCCATCTGAAGCGGGGCGGGGAGGCTTTCGAACTTATCGGACAGAGGCAAGTGACCGATGACCAGGAACCCTGGTGA
- the secF gene encoding protein translocase subunit SecF gives MIFKIRKNIDFMGFRKVTLSLSLAMVVVSLGLLGFKGLNLGIDFTGGNLAQVEFSHPVGVAEVREVLTDAGEDQAVIQAYSDIGVLVRMSSHDDRTAQEVLSALRSRFGEVEVLRLEKVGPVAGEKLRQQAAVALVIALGGILVYITVRFRFRFAVVSVAALVHDTIITLGAFALFGREVSLPFIAAILTIVGYSLNDTIVVFDRVRENWRGLRQKGMVTLVNESINETLSRTINTSLTTLLPVLTLYLWGGPVIANFALALLIGIVVGTYSSVCIAGAILGEWYLRSPEKA, from the coding sequence ATGATATTCAAGATCAGGAAAAACATCGATTTCATGGGTTTCAGGAAGGTCACCCTTTCCCTTAGCCTTGCCATGGTGGTCGTCAGCCTGGGTTTGCTCGGCTTCAAGGGGTTGAACTTGGGCATTGACTTCACCGGGGGCAACCTGGCCCAGGTTGAATTCTCCCATCCCGTCGGGGTGGCCGAGGTGCGCGAGGTCCTCACCGATGCGGGCGAGGACCAGGCCGTCATCCAGGCTTACAGCGATATCGGGGTCCTCGTGAGGATGAGTTCCCACGACGACAGGACGGCCCAGGAGGTCCTCTCGGCGCTCCGCTCGAGGTTCGGAGAGGTCGAGGTGCTCCGGCTCGAAAAGGTGGGACCCGTTGCGGGAGAGAAACTCAGGCAACAAGCGGCCGTGGCCCTCGTCATCGCCCTCGGGGGGATACTGGTCTATATCACGGTCCGGTTCCGGTTCCGTTTCGCCGTGGTGAGCGTGGCCGCCCTGGTCCACGATACGATAATAACCCTGGGGGCCTTCGCGCTGTTCGGGAGGGAAGTGTCCCTGCCCTTCATCGCCGCCATCCTGACCATCGTGGGCTACTCTCTCAACGATACGATCGTGGTCTTCGACCGCGTCAGGGAGAACTGGAGGGGGCTCCGGCAAAAGGGAATGGTCACCCTCGTGAACGAATCCATCAACGAGACGCTCTCCAGGACCATCAATACCTCCCTTACCACCCTTTTACCCGTCCTTACCCTTTACCTCTGGGGTGGTCCGGTCATCGCCAACTTCGCCCTGGCCCTGCTCATCGGTATAGTGGTCGGTACCTACAGTTCCGTCTGTATCGCCGGGGCCATCCTCGGTGAATGGTACCTGAGGTCGCCCGAGAAGGCGTGA
- the yajC gene encoding preprotein translocase subunit YajC, whose translation MLLPLGVFIVIFYFLIIRPQKKRQRKHEDMLASIRNGDMIVTAGGFYGTVRDVKDDSFIVEIADGVKARVLKGSIQMKKQDEHPAG comes from the coding sequence ATGCTCCTGCCACTTGGAGTATTCATCGTAATCTTTTATTTCCTGATCATCAGGCCCCAGAAAAAGCGTCAGCGCAAGCACGAGGATATGTTGGCCTCGATACGCAACGGGGATATGATCGTCACCGCCGGGGGTTTCTACGGTACGGTGAGGGATGTAAAGGACGACAGCTTCATCGTCGAGATCGCCGACGGGGTCAAGGCGAGGGTCCTCAAGGGTTCCATCCAGATGAAAAAGCAGGATGAACACCCTGCCGGTTAG